From a single Arthrobacter sp. SLBN-112 genomic region:
- a CDS encoding phage holin family protein, protein MSSQIPEMPPSEAHMKADNASLGELLGDVTRDLSTLMRQEVELAKAELKQSTSRAGKGAGMLAGAGVGGHFVLLFLSLALMWALGAIMPLGWSALIVAVVWAIIAAVLASIGRKELKQIKGLPQTGETLSEIPPTLKPGEVNR, encoded by the coding sequence ATGAGTAGCCAGATTCCGGAGATGCCGCCGAGTGAGGCGCATATGAAAGCGGACAACGCGTCCCTGGGCGAGTTGCTGGGGGATGTGACCCGGGACCTGTCCACCCTGATGCGCCAGGAAGTGGAACTGGCCAAGGCCGAACTCAAGCAATCCACCTCCCGGGCAGGGAAAGGCGCCGGCATGCTCGCCGGCGCCGGCGTGGGCGGACACTTCGTCCTGCTCTTCCTGTCCCTGGCCCTGATGTGGGCCCTCGGGGCCATCATGCCCCTGGGCTGGTCCGCGCTGATCGTCGCCGTGGTCTGGGCCATCATCGCCGCGGTCCTGGCCTCCATCGGCCGCAAGGAACTCAAGCAGATCAAGGGCCTGCCCCAAACCGGGGAAACCCTCTCAGAAATTCCCCCAACCCTAAAACCAGGTGAGGTAAACCGATGA
- a CDS encoding MarR family winged helix-turn-helix transcriptional regulator produces the protein MTSNLDPDARSSYRLITLAARLIQRRQDDALAPLGLTRAAVIALEGLMGGPLNQEQLADAIRVQSQTLGRVLTRLEATGLITRMRHASDRRQLKVELTDAGVAAVEAARKAEVNAYPDDPDIAWNVLREELTKFVRAVPPGRDTGVVPFAPPEHRAGHGHAHRPQAGRAGGARSWDQPRQN, from the coding sequence ATGACCAGCAATCTCGATCCGGACGCCCGGAGCAGCTACCGCCTTATCACTTTGGCGGCGCGGCTGATCCAGCGGCGCCAGGACGATGCACTGGCCCCCCTTGGCCTCACCCGTGCCGCTGTTATTGCACTGGAAGGCCTGATGGGGGGCCCACTGAACCAGGAACAGCTCGCCGACGCGATCAGGGTCCAAAGCCAGACACTGGGCCGGGTCCTCACGAGGCTTGAAGCCACCGGACTCATCACCAGGATGCGCCACGCTTCGGACCGAAGGCAGCTGAAGGTGGAGCTCACCGATGCCGGCGTTGCCGCCGTTGAAGCCGCACGGAAGGCCGAGGTCAACGCTTATCCGGATGACCCGGACATTGCATGGAATGTACTCCGCGAGGAGCTGACGAAGTTTGTCCGCGCAGTACCGCCGGGCCGTGATACCGGCGTTGTCCCGTTTGCCCCGCCCGAACACCGGGCCGGGCACGGGCACGCGCACCGGCCGCAGGCCGGGCGGGCAGGCGGCGCGCGGAGCTGGGACCAGCCCCGCCAGAACTGA
- a CDS encoding baeRF2 domain-containing protein, producing the protein MTTGLQKYADLYRLPGPWCTAYVDAGTGTVDSLEAGDVRPGNTRAQLEAQGAAPADVDAMEQSLKPATGVPSPVSRFVLVHGGKAELNEVLPGELVLPERLAVDPVPDLLPLLKHQPEEFAYIVAEVSREHGEIRLYRAGAGAPTSVQEVEGESEHIKKFQGGGWSHLRFQHHTEDVWRRNADEVAGEIDRLAENSGARLIVLAGDIHARGLVQEQLSKAAQALVSIVDSHTHTAGADSSNLEDQVNQRVAEVWAEEQQSVMDRLAVQEGQANPEAAHGVGAVVHALQQAQVDVLILNDAALSQRTMLALDAEPWIATAKEEALAAGILGEVPAPAALLRAAALTDARVLLVPGPVLPEGVDVAALLRWSSGPDVPS; encoded by the coding sequence GTGACCACCGGCCTGCAAAAATACGCAGACCTGTACCGCCTCCCCGGCCCCTGGTGCACCGCCTACGTGGACGCCGGAACCGGAACGGTGGACAGCCTGGAAGCGGGCGATGTCCGCCCCGGAAACACCCGGGCCCAGCTTGAAGCACAGGGTGCAGCGCCGGCTGACGTCGACGCCATGGAACAGTCCCTGAAACCTGCAACCGGAGTGCCCTCCCCCGTGTCCAGGTTCGTCCTGGTCCATGGCGGAAAAGCCGAACTCAATGAGGTGCTCCCCGGCGAACTCGTCCTCCCGGAGCGGCTGGCAGTGGACCCCGTCCCGGACCTGCTCCCGCTGCTGAAGCACCAGCCCGAGGAGTTTGCCTACATCGTGGCCGAGGTCAGCCGCGAGCACGGGGAAATCCGGCTGTACCGCGCCGGGGCCGGTGCCCCCACGAGCGTCCAGGAGGTGGAGGGCGAGTCCGAGCATATAAAGAAGTTCCAGGGCGGCGGCTGGTCGCACCTGCGCTTCCAGCACCACACCGAGGACGTCTGGCGTCGGAATGCAGATGAAGTGGCAGGCGAAATCGACCGGCTGGCAGAGAACAGCGGTGCGCGGCTGATTGTTCTCGCCGGTGATATCCATGCCCGCGGGCTGGTGCAGGAGCAACTTTCCAAAGCCGCCCAGGCACTGGTGTCAATCGTCGATTCCCACACCCACACCGCCGGGGCGGACAGCAGCAACCTGGAAGACCAGGTCAACCAGCGGGTGGCCGAGGTCTGGGCTGAGGAGCAGCAGTCGGTCATGGACAGGCTGGCGGTCCAGGAGGGCCAGGCGAATCCAGAGGCCGCGCACGGCGTTGGAGCTGTGGTCCACGCACTCCAGCAGGCACAGGTGGATGTCCTGATCCTCAATGACGCCGCCTTGTCGCAGCGGACCATGCTGGCACTGGATGCCGAACCGTGGATTGCCACCGCCAAGGAGGAAGCCCTGGCGGCGGGAATCCTTGGCGAAGTTCCGGCCCCTGCGGCCCTGCTGCGGGCAGCGGCCCTCACTGACGCCCGTGTCCTCCTGGTTCCCGGGCCAGTCCTGCCGGAGGGCGTCGATGTGGCGGCACTGCTGCGCTGGTCTTCGGGACCGGACGTCCCGTCGTAA
- a CDS encoding D-arabinono-1,4-lactone oxidase gives MKNWAGNLEYSSAKVRRPESVAELADIVAAAPRVKALGSRHSFNRIGDTDGLHVLLEALPQQVELDAAKGTVRVSGGVSYGALCRTLEESGVAIHNLASLPHISVAGAVQTGTHGSGVDNPSLAGAVESIDLVRASGEQVTLTRADGDEFLASVVGIGALGIVTGLELAVRPSFRMRQRVLEDLPWDNALADFSTIVSSAYSVSLFTDYAGDRINQVWLKALDEEQPLANLFGATAALNPRHPLPDMSAENCTAQLDEPGLWLDRLPHFRHEFTPSNGDELQSEFILPLEHAPAALQAVRGLAGQLAPLLFVSEIRTGAADEFWLSPFYRQQSVALHFTWKPLQPEVEAFLPVLEEALRPFGARPHWGKLFTPNAHDWEKLYPRFADFRSFAAGHDPDGKFRNALLDSILGVPARR, from the coding sequence ATGAAGAACTGGGCAGGAAACCTCGAATACTCCTCCGCGAAAGTCCGGCGGCCGGAATCCGTAGCGGAACTGGCGGACATCGTGGCGGCCGCGCCCCGGGTCAAGGCCTTGGGTTCCCGGCACTCCTTCAACCGGATAGGTGATACCGACGGCCTGCACGTCCTCCTGGAGGCCCTGCCGCAGCAGGTGGAACTGGACGCAGCCAAGGGCACCGTGCGCGTCAGTGGCGGGGTGAGCTACGGGGCATTGTGCCGGACGTTGGAGGAGTCCGGGGTTGCCATCCACAACCTGGCCTCGCTGCCGCACATCTCGGTGGCCGGTGCGGTGCAGACCGGCACGCACGGCTCCGGGGTGGACAACCCTTCACTTGCCGGCGCCGTGGAGTCCATCGACTTGGTCCGGGCCTCCGGGGAGCAGGTCACCCTCACCCGGGCGGACGGGGACGAGTTCCTCGCCAGCGTGGTGGGCATCGGCGCCCTGGGCATCGTCACCGGACTGGAACTGGCCGTGCGCCCCAGCTTCAGAATGCGCCAGCGCGTCCTCGAGGATCTCCCCTGGGACAACGCCCTGGCCGATTTCAGCACCATCGTATCCAGCGCCTACAGCGTGAGCCTGTTTACGGACTACGCCGGCGACAGGATCAACCAGGTCTGGCTCAAGGCACTTGATGAAGAGCAGCCGCTCGCCAACCTGTTCGGCGCCACCGCCGCCCTCAACCCGCGGCACCCGCTGCCGGACATGTCTGCCGAGAACTGCACGGCACAGCTGGATGAACCCGGGCTGTGGCTGGACCGGCTGCCGCACTTCCGGCACGAATTCACGCCCAGCAACGGGGACGAACTGCAAAGCGAGTTCATCCTGCCCCTGGAGCACGCCCCGGCCGCCCTCCAGGCGGTCCGCGGCCTGGCCGGACAACTAGCACCCCTGCTCTTCGTCTCGGAAATCCGCACGGGCGCGGCGGACGAGTTCTGGCTTAGCCCGTTCTACCGGCAGCAGAGCGTGGCCCTGCACTTCACCTGGAAGCCGCTTCAGCCGGAAGTGGAAGCCTTCCTCCCGGTGCTGGAAGAGGCCCTCCGGCCTTTCGGGGCCCGCCCGCACTGGGGCAAGCTGTTCACCCCGAACGCACATGACTGGGAGAAGCTGTACCCGCGCTTCGCCGACTTCCGTTCCTTTGCCGCCGGCCATGATCCGGACGGCAAATTCCGGAACGCACTCCTGGACAGCATCCTGGGCGTCCCCGCCCGCCGCTAG
- a CDS encoding pentapeptide repeat-containing protein, translated as MLCIVLHCLRVHPIGRLRHRQTAGQAVSQRLFGGTSWREDPALAPDMFAAFKVLRQLHEMQWLLGQAEEKAYGPDTAADVRHLQAMVREVADGPLDVILAADIGSLHVQVGDALRGVSEEVRAGYFDDGRPLGHLQPGADLAGADLRPVTLCGANLRGACLIAADFRGTDLAATDLLGADLRDARFDDADLTDALFLTQAQITAARGTPSTRLPAGLERPGHWLGAGSATPARTVEAS; from the coding sequence ATGCTTTGCATTGTGCTGCACTGCCTTCGGGTTCACCCGATCGGCCGACTTCGCCATCGACAAACCGCCGGCCAGGCCGTCAGCCAGCGGCTGTTCGGGGGCACCAGCTGGCGGGAGGACCCCGCATTGGCGCCGGATATGTTCGCGGCCTTCAAAGTCCTGCGCCAGCTGCACGAAATGCAGTGGCTCCTTGGCCAGGCCGAGGAGAAGGCCTACGGCCCGGATACTGCCGCGGACGTGCGCCACCTGCAGGCCATGGTCCGGGAAGTTGCAGACGGTCCCCTCGATGTCATCCTGGCCGCCGACATCGGATCCCTGCACGTTCAGGTAGGCGACGCATTACGCGGGGTCAGCGAGGAGGTCCGCGCGGGCTACTTCGACGACGGCCGGCCCCTGGGCCACCTGCAGCCTGGTGCGGATCTGGCGGGAGCAGACCTGCGCCCCGTGACGCTCTGCGGCGCGAACCTTCGCGGCGCATGCCTGATCGCCGCGGATTTCCGGGGCACGGACCTGGCCGCGACGGACCTGCTGGGGGCCGACCTGCGCGATGCCAGATTCGACGACGCCGACCTCACCGACGCGCTCTTCCTCACCCAGGCACAAATCACCGCGGCCCGCGGCACCCCTTCCACCCGGCTGCCAGCCGGTCTTGAGCGGCCCGGCCACTGGCTGGGTGCGGGCAGTGCAACCCCCGCCCGCACCGTGGAAGCTTCTTGA
- a CDS encoding amidase: protein MKLAETQAPLPLNETFDVVEAGIAQLRAALESGQVTSEELVRLYLERIEKYDSTGIRLNALVVMNPDAIIEARASDRRRAAGFTLSPLDGIPYTAKDSYQVQGLTVAAGSPAFKDLVAQRDAFTIERLRAGGAVLIGLTNMPPMANGGMQRGAYGRAESPYNENYLTAAFASGSSNGSGTATAASFAAFGLAEETWSSGRAPASNNALCAYTPSRGVISVRGNWPLVPTMDVVVPHTRTMADLLEVLDVVVADDAETRGDFWRVQPWIRIPKASAVRPSSYMDLAVQDGSGAAGVLAGKCFGIPRMYINADPEAGTSEAPGIGGPTGQRIETRASILELWKAARRDLEAAGADVVEVDFPVVSNYEGDRPGTPTIATRGLVSPEYLRREIVDLSAWAWNDFLDANGDPRLNRLAGVVGSTIFPAPKGALPDRYDGFDDDIADYPAWVRENGVPVLADIPHLPQGLTGLEETRRVDLEEWMDRLGLDAVVFPAAADVAPADADINEGSADIAWRNGVWVANGNLVPRHLGIPTVTVPMGIASDLGMPVGLTIAGRAYSDTQLLRLAAAFEATGSRRVPPPRTTPAGNTKND, encoded by the coding sequence GTGAAGCTGGCCGAAACGCAGGCTCCGCTGCCACTCAACGAAACGTTCGACGTTGTGGAGGCCGGCATCGCGCAGCTGCGCGCCGCGCTGGAATCCGGCCAGGTGACCAGCGAGGAACTGGTCCGGCTCTATCTCGAACGCATCGAGAAGTATGACTCCACGGGCATACGCCTGAACGCGCTGGTGGTGATGAACCCGGACGCCATCATCGAGGCGCGGGCGTCAGACCGGCGCCGCGCCGCCGGTTTCACACTCAGCCCCCTCGACGGCATCCCTTACACCGCTAAAGACAGCTACCAGGTGCAGGGTCTCACGGTCGCCGCCGGCTCACCGGCCTTCAAGGACCTGGTGGCCCAGCGTGACGCCTTCACCATCGAACGGCTGCGGGCCGGCGGGGCGGTCCTGATCGGACTCACCAACATGCCGCCCATGGCCAATGGAGGTATGCAGCGTGGAGCATATGGGCGGGCGGAAAGCCCCTACAACGAGAATTACCTCACCGCGGCCTTCGCGTCCGGGTCATCGAATGGCTCCGGTACCGCCACGGCCGCCAGTTTCGCCGCGTTCGGACTCGCAGAGGAAACCTGGTCCTCGGGGCGGGCGCCGGCGTCGAACAATGCGCTCTGCGCCTACACCCCATCACGCGGTGTAATTTCCGTCCGCGGCAACTGGCCCCTTGTCCCCACCATGGACGTGGTGGTTCCGCACACCCGCACCATGGCGGACCTGCTGGAGGTCCTGGACGTAGTGGTGGCGGACGATGCCGAGACCCGAGGTGATTTCTGGCGTGTCCAGCCCTGGATCCGGATACCCAAGGCATCCGCTGTCCGCCCGTCGTCGTACATGGACCTCGCGGTGCAGGACGGTTCCGGGGCGGCAGGCGTGCTGGCGGGTAAATGCTTCGGTATTCCCCGCATGTACATCAACGCGGATCCGGAGGCCGGGACGTCGGAGGCACCCGGCATTGGCGGCCCCACCGGGCAGCGGATCGAAACGCGCGCGTCCATCCTGGAGCTGTGGAAAGCTGCGCGCCGCGACCTGGAAGCCGCAGGCGCGGACGTGGTGGAGGTGGATTTCCCGGTGGTGTCCAACTATGAGGGCGACCGGCCCGGTACGCCCACCATTGCCACGCGCGGACTGGTGTCACCGGAATACCTGCGGCGGGAAATCGTGGACCTGTCCGCCTGGGCGTGGAATGACTTCCTCGATGCCAACGGCGACCCTCGCCTGAACCGCCTTGCCGGCGTCGTCGGTTCCACCATCTTCCCGGCCCCCAAAGGCGCGCTGCCGGACCGGTACGACGGGTTCGACGACGACATTGCGGATTACCCCGCCTGGGTCCGCGAAAACGGGGTTCCCGTCCTCGCCGACATTCCGCACCTGCCCCAAGGCCTGACAGGACTCGAAGAGACCCGCAGGGTGGACCTGGAGGAGTGGATGGACCGGCTGGGCCTGGATGCGGTGGTGTTCCCGGCAGCCGCCGATGTGGCGCCCGCGGACGCGGATATCAATGAAGGCTCTGCGGACATCGCCTGGCGCAACGGTGTTTGGGTTGCCAACGGAAACCTGGTTCCGCGCCACCTCGGCATCCCCACGGTCACGGTTCCCATGGGCATCGCTTCCGACCTCGGGATGCCCGTGGGCCTCACCATTGCCGGCAGGGCCTACAGCGACACCCAACTGCTCCGGTTGGCGGCGGCCTTTGAGGCCACCGGAAGCCGTCGCGTTCCGCCGCCGCGCACCACGCCTGCAGGAAATACCAAAAACGACTGA
- a CDS encoding agmatine deiminase family protein has protein sequence MAFIYSTVGDSAALDHVSTGTTAHMPAEWEAHQRTWMAFPPPNDTFGPVGSPTLDRARGAWTRVAQTIARYEPVTVVADPRDATAAREWLGGGIDVMAVPLDDAWLRDSGPTFVHQPDGSLAAVDWIFNGWGGQEWAAWTQDQAVARTVAAGTGVPVRPSALVNEGGGFHVDGEGTVLLTETVQLDPGRNPGATRESVEAEIHAALGTTKAIWLPRGLTRDYDEFGTRGHVDIVAAFAGAGTVLLHRQDDPAHPDHAVYLQLKTVLAGQLDAQGRPLRIIDVPAPTVLRDEEGWVDWSYINHYVGNDVVVLCRFNDPNDAIAAGILARAYPGRTVELVDARDIFAFGGGIHCITQQQPATRDGGSL, from the coding sequence ATGGCATTCATTTATTCCACCGTCGGGGACAGTGCCGCCCTTGACCACGTTTCCACCGGCACCACTGCCCACATGCCCGCAGAGTGGGAGGCCCACCAGCGCACATGGATGGCGTTCCCACCACCAAATGACACCTTCGGCCCCGTAGGCAGCCCCACCCTTGACCGCGCACGTGGAGCCTGGACCCGGGTGGCCCAGACCATCGCCCGCTACGAGCCCGTTACGGTGGTGGCTGACCCAAGGGACGCCACAGCTGCAAGGGAATGGCTGGGCGGCGGCATCGACGTCATGGCCGTTCCGCTCGATGACGCGTGGCTGAGGGACAGCGGCCCCACTTTCGTGCATCAGCCGGACGGCTCACTGGCTGCCGTTGACTGGATCTTTAATGGCTGGGGCGGGCAGGAGTGGGCGGCCTGGACCCAGGACCAAGCTGTGGCCCGGACAGTGGCGGCGGGCACCGGAGTCCCCGTCCGGCCAAGCGCCCTGGTTAACGAAGGCGGCGGCTTCCATGTGGACGGCGAAGGCACGGTCCTGTTGACCGAGACCGTCCAACTGGATCCCGGCCGCAATCCCGGCGCCACCAGGGAATCGGTTGAAGCAGAAATCCACGCGGCCCTGGGCACCACCAAAGCTATCTGGCTTCCCCGTGGACTGACCCGGGACTATGACGAGTTCGGCACCCGGGGCCACGTGGACATCGTGGCAGCCTTCGCCGGAGCGGGTACCGTCCTGCTGCACCGCCAGGACGATCCTGCCCACCCCGACCACGCCGTGTACCTGCAGCTGAAGACTGTCCTTGCCGGCCAGCTGGATGCCCAGGGCCGGCCGCTGCGCATCATCGACGTTCCGGCCCCCACAGTCCTTCGCGACGAGGAAGGCTGGGTGGACTGGTCCTACATCAACCACTACGTGGGCAACGACGTGGTGGTGCTCTGCCGCTTCAACGATCCCAACGACGCCATTGCGGCCGGGATCCTGGCACGCGCTTATCCGGGCAGGACCGTGGAGCTGGTGGATGCCAGGGACATCTTCGCCTTCGGCGGCGGCATCCACTGCATCACCCAGCAGCAGCCAGCCACCAGGGACGGAGGCTCACTGTGA
- a CDS encoding alpha/beta fold hydrolase — MDIILVPGFWLDASSWEKVTPVLEAAGHRPRPLTLPGKESAEASRAGISLQDHINAVVQVLDGLPAKTVLVGHSGGGAIIHGVVDARPDRVERAIYVDSGPLGEGGVINDELPAQGDDVPLPPWESFDDADLVDLNDGLRQAFRARAVPEPRGVAYGRQHLHDERRYNVPATVIACEFPSAMLREWITARHPFVAELAKVREMEFVDLPTGHWPQFTKPDQLAHAILAAVDRTGTA; from the coding sequence ATGGACATCATCCTGGTACCCGGTTTCTGGTTGGACGCATCGTCGTGGGAGAAGGTGACACCAGTCCTGGAAGCAGCGGGACACCGCCCCCGCCCCCTCACCCTTCCCGGCAAGGAATCAGCGGAGGCCAGCCGTGCGGGTATCAGTCTGCAGGACCACATCAATGCCGTGGTGCAGGTCCTGGATGGCTTGCCGGCCAAGACGGTCCTGGTGGGGCATTCCGGCGGCGGGGCCATCATTCATGGGGTGGTGGATGCGCGGCCGGACAGGGTGGAACGCGCGATCTACGTGGACAGCGGGCCGTTGGGGGAAGGCGGCGTCATCAACGACGAGCTGCCGGCGCAGGGGGACGATGTGCCGTTGCCGCCTTGGGAGAGTTTTGACGACGCCGACCTGGTGGATCTGAACGACGGGCTGCGGCAGGCATTCCGGGCCCGGGCCGTTCCTGAGCCCCGGGGCGTGGCGTACGGCAGGCAGCACCTGCATGACGAGCGGCGCTACAACGTGCCCGCCACCGTGATCGCCTGCGAATTCCCGTCCGCCATGCTCCGGGAGTGGATCACGGCCCGCCATCCGTTCGTGGCGGAACTGGCAAAGGTGCGGGAGATGGAATTCGTCGACCTGCCGACAGGGCACTGGCCGCAGTTCACCAAACCGGACCAACTGGCGCATGCCATCCTGGCGGCGGTGGACCGGACGGGCACGGCCTAA
- the rsgA gene encoding ribosome small subunit-dependent GTPase A yields the protein MQGGALSAYGYTPAVARYFHQHPCPGATAPGRVVRVDRTLLLVAVDDGLLHLPYPLSGGQAVTGDWVWIGPNRAGDRQILAVLPRRSELSRKRAFEDSSAAQVLAANMDTVGVVVPVDRPLTHNRLERTLVAARDSGATPLVIITKADLAEVADDVVGKVILQAAGVEVVTTSAENGDGIDELLARIPPGGTVVLLGPSGAGKSTLINALVGRQVQETGEVRSGDFKGKHTTTARELVPLSNGTGLMDTPGVRGFGLFDAGEGLDGMFGDVEELAAGCRFADCGHGSEPGCAVREAIDSGALAERRWNSYLKMQREMAALARRSDVAAQRAYHREWQQKVVAAGKSQRWAEREAAERGSRTGGKDRKRRR from the coding sequence ATGCAAGGCGGGGCCCTGTCCGCTTACGGCTACACGCCCGCCGTCGCACGCTATTTCCATCAGCACCCCTGCCCGGGCGCAACTGCACCCGGGCGGGTGGTGCGCGTGGACCGCACCCTGCTGCTCGTTGCCGTCGACGACGGGCTCCTGCACCTGCCATACCCCCTGTCCGGCGGGCAGGCGGTCACCGGTGACTGGGTCTGGATCGGCCCCAACCGGGCGGGCGATCGGCAGATCCTGGCCGTCCTCCCGCGCCGCTCGGAACTTAGCCGAAAACGCGCATTCGAGGACTCCTCCGCCGCCCAGGTCCTGGCCGCCAACATGGACACAGTGGGCGTGGTGGTGCCCGTGGACCGGCCCCTCACGCACAACCGGCTGGAACGGACCCTCGTCGCCGCGCGGGATTCCGGCGCCACCCCGCTGGTAATCATCACCAAGGCAGACCTGGCGGAGGTGGCGGACGACGTCGTCGGGAAAGTCATCCTGCAGGCTGCAGGCGTGGAAGTGGTCACCACGTCGGCCGAAAACGGGGACGGCATCGACGAACTGTTGGCGCGGATTCCGCCCGGCGGGACCGTCGTGCTCCTGGGCCCGTCCGGTGCCGGCAAATCCACGCTAATCAATGCCCTCGTGGGCCGCCAGGTCCAGGAAACCGGGGAGGTGCGGTCCGGCGACTTCAAAGGCAAGCACACCACCACTGCCAGGGAGCTGGTGCCGCTGTCCAACGGGACGGGGCTGATGGACACGCCCGGCGTGCGCGGGTTTGGGCTGTTCGACGCCGGCGAAGGGCTGGACGGGATGTTCGGCGACGTCGAGGAACTGGCCGCCGGCTGCCGGTTCGCTGACTGCGGCCACGGGAGTGAGCCCGGCTGCGCGGTCCGCGAAGCGATCGACAGCGGTGCCCTGGCCGAACGCCGCTGGAACTCCTATTTGAAGATGCAGCGGGAAATGGCGGCACTGGCACGCCGATCCGACGTGGCCGCCCAGCGTGCCTACCACCGGGAGTGGCAGCAGAAAGTGGTTGCGGCGGGCAAATCACAACGCTGGGCAGAGCGCGAGGCCGCCGAGCGCGGGAGCCGGACAGGAGGCAAGGACCGGAAGCGGAGGCGATAG
- a CDS encoding GAF and ANTAR domain-containing protein, translated as MDAFSIPLELQDSVASRLQDMVLETSDAEEFFQGLAIFSASLLSPRGAEIFCNLSVVRHKKPVTVACSTARARTMDELQYAFGDGPGLSAMRTRTSVHVPDVTREHRWPQYIRAVADHAVGSILAVPLQLEGDSTAALNIYASRIHGFAGSDIARAELFAEQSSKTLRLGLRLARLQEARDNLEAAMKGRTAIDVAVGVIMAQNRCSQEAALTVLRKASSSRNAKLRDVAAGVVESVSPNASLLTHFDE; from the coding sequence GTGGACGCTTTCTCCATCCCCCTGGAATTGCAGGACAGCGTCGCCTCGCGGCTGCAGGATATGGTGCTGGAAACCTCTGATGCCGAAGAGTTCTTCCAGGGGTTGGCAATCTTTTCCGCTTCCCTCCTGTCCCCCAGGGGCGCCGAAATCTTCTGCAACCTCAGCGTGGTCCGCCACAAGAAACCTGTCACAGTGGCCTGCAGCACGGCCAGGGCCCGGACGATGGACGAACTGCAGTACGCCTTCGGCGACGGGCCGGGCCTGTCGGCAATGCGGACCCGGACCAGCGTCCACGTCCCGGATGTGACCCGTGAACATCGCTGGCCCCAGTACATCCGCGCTGTAGCCGACCATGCCGTGGGTTCAATCCTCGCTGTGCCTTTGCAGCTTGAGGGCGATTCCACCGCGGCGCTGAACATTTACGCCTCGCGGATCCATGGTTTTGCGGGCAGTGATATCGCCAGGGCTGAACTGTTCGCGGAGCAGTCGTCCAAGACCCTCCGGCTGGGGCTGCGGCTGGCCCGGCTGCAGGAGGCGCGGGACAACCTGGAAGCAGCAATGAAGGGCCGCACGGCAATCGATGTAGCCGTCGGCGTCATCATGGCACAGAACCGGTGCAGCCAGGAGGCTGCCCTGACCGTGCTGAGGAAAGCCTCAAGCTCACGCAATGCCAAGCTCCGGGACGTTGCGGCCGGAGTGGTGGAGTCCGTGTCACCCAACGCATCGTTGCTCACGCATTTCGACGAATAG
- a CDS encoding zinc-ribbon domain-containing protein — MLLLFGFKTVHKALPGRAATCRNCGAFVHHLLEEQATRFTLFFIPVLTVSRKFRITCSNCGYVSSITARQKRALELRR, encoded by the coding sequence ATGCTCCTTCTCTTCGGTTTCAAGACCGTCCACAAGGCACTCCCCGGGAGGGCGGCAACCTGCCGTAACTGCGGGGCCTTCGTCCACCATCTCCTGGAGGAGCAGGCCACCAGGTTCACGCTGTTCTTCATTCCAGTGCTCACGGTGTCGCGGAAATTCCGGATTACCTGCAGTAACTGCGGCTATGTCTCGTCCATCACCGCCCGGCAGAAGCGGGCGCTGGAGCTTCGGCGGTAG